One Vicia villosa cultivar HV-30 ecotype Madison, WI linkage group LG5, Vvil1.0, whole genome shotgun sequence genomic window, CTCTTAAGAGATCAAATGGGTCAGAATTCTTAAGGGATCACTAAATGGTTGATCAACGTATTTGGGAAAATATTCTTTAGGGGATcagttgggtcagaattcttaaaGACGTCATTGATCGTTATATCTCTTAGGGGACCAGTTGGTTCAGAATTCTAAGAGATAACTAACAGggttgatcaatgttttattgttagTCACCGGCAGTTGACCCGTGCAATTGAAATCATTTatatgattagtggattaagtccttttctaaggcaaaatcaccttggcaggtGGACAAGAATAACCTTTTCTAAGGGGAACCTAGATAAATTGAAAGTGTCATCTTTTTATTTCTTGCATGAGTTAATGTTTATCTAAGCAAATTTTTTTTAAGGACAAagttttgaaaacccaattcaaactctCCTTTCTTATATTTTTTCTACCTTCAATATGAGCTAAGCCtatcaataaatattttttcttcaaataaagTCTACGCCCCATTTGCAAGAAAGCACAAGGTTGACTTGGATAAAAGTTCCCCAGAAtcatatttctaaaaataaaaaatatccaaaaaatatttattaaaacttgaaacaaataaaagaaatctGAATTTTAATATCACATTCTCTAAAATAACATTTATATCCATAAAACAAATACTGAGAGTGTTGATTGGTGAAAAAAATGCAAATAaccaagttaaaaaaaaattacccaAAAAACCATGTTTTGGGAAAAATTACCTGGGTAACCAGGTTTGGGGGGAGCCCTACACATAGGCGCCACCCGCCATGGCGCCAAGGAACAATTTGTAACATgtatgcgccaccccaggtggcgccaaGGTTTAAGGGGAAATTAGGGTTTTACCTGAGTGCCGCCTATGTACAAATGTTGTACATAGGATCCATATggggtggctcctatgtgttagGATATTTTTCATTTTCTCATCCATTTCTcacattttcttccatttttgctGCCATGGCTGACTTGCCGATTTTTAAGAGAGATGGTCTTGTGTTTTTCTCTGCAGTGAAATCGccgattaaaatgaaattttggaacaTTCACTCCATGAATTTAACCGGGTTGTTGTCACGGAAAAAAGGATATTGATAGAAAacattcattaattaattaaaaggtacattgaaagtcactaacagaaaattaaaaaactaaaacatctaagaaattacaatggTTAGAATAATGTCATttggtccatgcatcatttgaatgcaatcaatgtcgtattccaccTTATCCCAGAACTATTTCGTTTCTCCGGTCACAGCAACGacccttgttttaagcctcttgatgcttctgATTTGTTCGCCGGATTcatactccccctctaaaaaagacatgagagtcctcttgagttgctcgatggaagagatattccaaaacataaccggcatgAGAGGTTTGATGGGAGAGAATATGACATGCCCGTTCCTTCTACGATACTCCGGTTCAGGTTCAAGacgccatgttgatctccggggcggGGGATCTGTTGTTCGatgacatccatctggcctaatgcGAGGCAATGttgtgtttttgtttggtgtttgTGTTTCTATGTATAAATTTAACCCTAGAAacccctaatttataatagtagtgggtagAAATGGAGTACTGTTGCGTACTGTTTATAGGAACGCCTAACTTGTATGATAAATACAAGCACACTGATCAACGCCTGACATGACgggactagacgaaagcatgcATATTTGACTGTTCAAAATACAGACTGACAGTATGGGACATGAAGACAACTTCACTACAAGACAAATACATGagtagttgatttaattaaagatagTACAAATacataactagttgatttaataaaagATAGTACAAAGACATGAAAtactagttgatttaataaaagataataaaaatacaaatataaatacataAGTAGTACAAATACAACTACAAATACATACAATTAATTGTTAGTGGAGGTTGCTCCATGATTAGGACAAGTATTTTTATTGTGCCTGACTTGACGACATATTCCACACTTTCTTACCATTTTCTCATGATCATCCATTTTGGTTCTGATGCGTGTGCTGTTGGGTCGACCTCTTTTCTTTCGCTGCATGTTGTCATTATGCCAAACCACGTCCCCCTCATacgcaggccaataatcctccCTTGCCATCACTTGAAATGCATTGTTGTACACTCCGAGCAAGGTCTCTGCCTTGTAAATGGGATATAATAGTGCTAAGGGATCTTGGTGCGCATACAAACATGCTGGTATGACATGAGAGCAAGGCATGCGAAatgcttgaaactttccacagtCACACCACCTTTCCTCTGTAAGAACCCTAAAACAATATTATTTGAAATATGCTTACTGTATACTCACATGCGGAAAAAGTTGATGAGATGCATGCATGTATCGTCACAGACGTGTACAGTTGATTTGAGGTATGCATGACATTGTTGCACAgtcgacttgaccagacacaGCCATACTAAGTTGCGCATACTGTACACTAATTATTTTCAGTCATACTGAGTTACGTATTCAAATAGCAAACCCTAGGagagaaaaaacaaacaaaaaatatcaCCAAGaaggcgccacctggggtggcgcattagTGCATTTGTGCCCTAATTTTCACAGGaaggcgccacctggggtggcgcatatTTGCATTTGTGCCCTAATTTTTAGACGaaggcgccacctggggtggcgcatatGTATAAAAAGTGGTCCCCACGTGAAAACCCTAATTGGCCTATTCTTATGCATGTGACCTACCTGCAACATGCAATCTACCATACATGCATGTGACCTATACCTACACCATGCAGACTATCCTGACATGCATACATCCCTATTTTATAACTTTATGCATGCGCCTAGTCTATTATGCAAACTACACTTAGCCCTGCACAAAACACTGTATGCATGCACGCCTAGTCTATTGCATGTGACCCCTATTTTATAACTTTATACATCTGAATGCATGTGAACCCTATTTTCTTACTTTAATATATGTATCACATGCATTCTCGCCACTTGGTTGTCATGCAATAGACATGAGCATCAACCATCCTCTCTATAAATACTCTGATAGAAAACTCATTTTTCATCAACATTTCATCTATCATCTTCACAAACACTTATACTTTTCAATTTCGCATCAAGTTTCAGAGTTCTTAAAAATGGCTCAACTTCTAACCTTGGGTGAAAAGCACAGAGGAACTAGGGCGAACCTGGAGAAATTTGTAAGTTCATACTTATTTTCTTCTAAACATCTATACTTATTgtagatgttttcatgttggctgcatttatgataaaacatacctgagtgtttaataccttgactgatgtcatgacatgatttatattGTGTAATGCAGGTTGCATTTGTGTTAGCTAATACATgttttgttagtgaatgtcatgaccgatgtcatgaaatccttgtctgacagcagaggctgttatattttattattgtgtttcctgatttctctcaatctacaatttaggaaaccttttactgtgtgctgaatatttcgtctagaagatttCGCTGACAACACAttttgtaacaaccagatggcgtgtaaattaggttaacttggttaaccctaatttgattcatgaaaatcccaaggcccaagagctgcatataagaagactacAATTCTAATTTGAAACGCAGAGAGAATAtttttaattgtgaagaaccgtagttctgtagccgtctcttgtactccaatcaattgtcttttgatgattatattggaataggttgtgtgtgttaattgtcactctaagcttttaagcacgagtgtgtgtctcttgattgaatctTTTAATCAGATcaatgtgtgtttttgaagtgtgtcttctctctgaatttgtttaatgtttgtttgtaatcactgctgtgattaagggggagtgagtggagatactcaggtctaggaatagattggaatttcaTTGGGTaagttttaagtgaggagttgtaaacgggagagtttaactccgaattaattcagcttatattggattccctccctgacttggtagcccctagagtaggttgtttgaaccgaactgggtaaacgattttgtgtgttctttattgtttttatgtgttTCTGTTTTAACATATTGTGTTGtttaattgtggatgtcataacatccggtACAACATCAAGCATGAGTTACTAGAATTCTCACTTATATGATCTCCATATTAATCTATTTATATGTGCTTTTTAGGATGTCCAGCGATTCCGTTGTCGTTCTCACACCTATGTTGAACCTGACGAGAGGATTATTCCGTATCTACAAGCATGTGGCTTCGGACATGTCATCAAAATTGACAACAACACCATCGACCGAAAATTCATACTTGCGTTACAAGAGTGATGGAGGCCTGAAGCCCACACGCTTGATCTTCCAATAGGTGAGTGTACAATAACTCTGGAGGATGTCTATATGTTGCTTGGTTTGCCCATTGATGGGAAGATTGTTAATGGAAGTGTTCAACATGCAAATGAACTATGTGAGAAGTTGTTGGGAAAGGACCTGATTGTGATGGATCAATGTTCAAGAGGCCAGGGTATCATTCTAGCTTCCCTTAGAGATTATTATGACGAACTTAATTTGGACGACAACTCAACCGAGGAGCAAATTTTCCTTAAAACTAAGGTTTATATCATGTTATTGTTTGGTAACCTCTTATTTCCAGAGTCGATAGGTAACACtgtaaactttttttatttaagtcTATTTGATAGCATCAGCAAAATTAGAAAGTATAGTTGGGGGTCTGCTGTTTTGGTCATGTTATATTAATCTCTCTGTAAGAATGCATACGACGACAAatgcacattctatggatgcaCGTTCCTTCTacaagtatggggttggtggagaaTGCCAACACTATCCCCTGCATGGAGGGACAACTACACGTTCCCTTATGCAACAAGGTAAGTCTTTTTCAATTTGCTAACTCtcttttagaaaaaaatatgaaataacatgtttgctttttttgttttgttttaggttttgtgGTCCTCGGTTAAATTACAACATGAATTCGAGGGGGAATATTATATTGTATCGGCAACTATTGGATCACCTTCGAGCTCATGATGTATTACCACTAAACGTTTTTATGATGCGTATATATGTATTAtaactagctcaattggtagcaggaattgctatgaatacgtacttaaaccctaggtacgtggttcgattcttGCGGGaggaaaaaacaatatttcctaggcagccgataagcggactaGGGGaagtattgattaagctggtgacatgcttggtaggccagAAGCCCCGCGGGAttagcggaaatccagggtgttacagagACCATACTTGGGGCTCCAACATGAGCCCAATGCCCGTGACCAAAAGTTTGGACTGCGGTGACACCTATCATAAGGTTCGATATTGTGGAGATGCACTATGCTGACCATGTGAGACTCCAATTTGGCATGCATCAACCGACCCCGAATCCCCCCACTGATTTGGGTTGTTGGCATCTGAAAAGAGTGAATCACCAAGATTGAAAACCATTCGCACCTGAATGTTGTGAGATGTGAAAGCAGTGTCGCCGCTATCTGCTCCAATTCCCCGTTGCCCAACTCCTGACGTATCCAATTGAAAAATACGTGAATTGGTATAGATCAGTCACAAACCCTGAAATGTATGTGTCTGACCCTTACTACTTACACGAACCCCGCCAAAAATAATAAaaccaacaaccaccccaacaacgccAACAGAGTCGACAACGCCGACAACGCCAACAACGCCAACATTGTCAACCAAGCCAACCAAGCCAACATAGCTTTCACCAAACACAGTACCAACACCATCAAACCTCCGAACACCCTTACCGTGAAGAGTATCAAACGCCCTAACAAAATCAACTCATCCAACAACAGTcctggggcttcacccaacaacaccaCGACGCGGGCCCCTCCATTAGGAAACCCATCCAACATCACTCATGGGGCTTCACCTAACAGCACTACGACGCGGGCCCCTCCACTAGGCAACCCAGCCCCGACATGAGCCCAGATGATGAATACGACCCAAACGAGCCAATGATCACGCAATCATCACTTTACCATAGCTCCTAACAATCACAACAACAATATGGCTACACCCCACCCCCAACAAACAATGCCTTTTTTCCAAGCCAATTCAAGCGCTGGATTTTACCAACCATACGTGGCGACCCCACCACCACGACAAAACTTTGAGGGCACGGGGACCCGACTCTTTGACAGTAAGATTGAAGACTACATGCCCATCgagcgcatggaggggctaatccGAGACCCACCTACCCAAACACAAAGATAACATCCAAGGACTAAGGGGTCATCGACCACCTTCCCAACGAATTCGAACAGCGCCTTCTTGCGGAACTGACAGTCATAAGGGTCAAGAttagaataattttaatattttttaaaaatatattcccGTATCTGTAATGTTTTTCCCGTATTTCCAGTTGTAATGCATCGTCttatatcattaatatatattcccgcaattctaattatttatttagtaggtttttttaaaaaaatatttaaaaaaaacaaaacaaaaatattcttGCAACAttggcgccacctgaggtggctTATAAAAACCACCATGAACTAAGGCGCCACCTTAGGTGGCGCATATGACCATCAAATTGTACTATGGCGCCAtgggaggtggctcctatgtgtaggGCACTTCCCAAACCTGTTTACCTAGGTAATTTTTCTCCAAACCTGATTTTttggataattatttttttaaacatggttatttgcaTTTTTATTGTTGATTGCTCTCTTAAGAGAAGTCACCTAcacttataatttttttctatatgaaatgtgtttttttaataattagtttttttttaaatgaaggtGGCTTCTAAAGCACTTAATTGAGTTCCACATGCAGAATCCAAAGAAATTGTACCATTGTCAAAGGTCTAAATCtgttataaataaaaatgttaaaatatatttatttttggagAATCTTGTACcaccattttttttaatattacagTTTTACTATATTACTTTTTGGACATGAAGATCACTATATTATTAGATGTCATCATACTCTCCAATTTCACTTCAGTCATGAGGATTTATTAATGTAAAGAGTATTGAAAGACTCCAGCAAAACAAAGTTTACAGAAATTATGAGAATCAGAGCATTATTTCTTCCGTTTCATTTGTTAATCTAGACCCTTGAGCAAAACTGTTACATTCGTTTAGCTATGAATCATTCAATAAGTTCAACTCCAAAACTTAtggttttatataaaaaattaaatatggaaATACACTTAGAAAGTTATTTTAGAAATTAGGACAAAGGAACTAACCCTAAATCGTCATAATATATTGTATATAATGAAGGTAAGGTTCGGTAAGTAGTTTTGACATTATTATGCCAAAGgtatgaagaagaatggaaataaaTATCCGGTTTCATCAATAGGAAAAATTACAAAGTTTAACTTTATGAATAACGtggttaaatataaataaatatataagaataAGTAAGTAAATTGTAGAAACATgatataaaaattgaaattaaatggaAAACTATTTTTGTGTAGTTGTTTTATATTGATGATTAATTTACCTTTTTATTTTTACACGCTTTCGCGATCGGTAACCTCATGCTAGAGTTTCCATTTGtctttattttaatctaacgacGTACTATTGACCTTTCGTAAAAAGTTCggtatatataaattatattatgtaAAAATTGGTGTGTAACATTCAACACTTTAACAATGCTTAACCAAACTCACAATTTCCCAAACTACATTACATATCAGGTGGCTTGCGCTGATAGTCAACGATTGTGTGTAAATATTGCATTTTTCTACTAGTCGTTAACAGAAAGTAAATTATGATTTAGAATAATATAGAACAAGTTTTATGATTTCAATGCTTCTATTTTTTTAGAATTGATATCTTTAAGACTTTGAAAATCgaactaaaataaatatcaaaaataaaaatcatatgagtgaacttcaaataaaataaagagcATATTGAAATGTGTGTGATTTATATTATACAGAAGAAGTTGTTGGTTTATAACTGTTTATGAGTgcaaaaaagaatttttttacaaaatgtaACGAAATGTATACAATATGATGGAAGATTAGCAATAATAGGACACATACCTAATACAGTATTAACttagtaaaataaaaatgtaaaccCACTGGCATATCATTTTTACAATAATTTGTTTTATGACATATATTTCCTTCTGTTTCGTTCTACATTTTACAGATGACTCTTTCATGGAACTTGCCTTTCACATTGTTTATGACACCTAGTAGattgattatttttttctttgacaACTTATGTATGTTTTTATTCAATAGAATTGAGGATTGTGTCAACATTTTCTTTAAGTGATTGTTTTTCTTCTAAGGTGCAATTTATTAATTACGTTTATATGAAGATATAGGAAAAAGTATATTAAtgaaatcaaatatattttatgttagcTATCATTTAGTTGATTTAAAATTTGCTAAAGAGAATGTTGCAAATTAAATGTTTCGGTCGAATAGTTTAAAATTATATCTTAATTATGGATTGAATTGATATAATggaatatgttaggatatttattTTGCAATTCGTCATTTATTTTAGGTTCTTGTATTAACATTTGTTAAATTTGTCTACTTTCTTGAATCAATTTGTTGTATCCTTATCTTTctattacatttttattaataaaagtcaaactgtattttttttaaagaattaactGCCACTTCTTATAAGTTAAATGTTTTTAACTATTGAGGTGATTCAAAAGTTACCGATGTAAAATGtcaactttttttttattcttgtatGGTGTTTTACAATGATTCTTATTGTATTTATTTGCAAGAGCAACTAGTAAGAAAATATATCAATTCAATTCAAAGCAAGTtgaactaaattaatttattttgtttgttttttattcttgttcttcaaaaatgaattattttttgtATAGTTTGAGTCCCTTAAAATGACAACATACTACGCTTGTAGCCAAGAAAGACataacttcaattcgctcaaagTCAAATATTTCTTTCATTGTTAGGCAAGATGAATTAAAGGATAGTTAGTTAGAAATTAATTctcttaataatataaattataatatctTATCTAACAAAAAAAGTTGTACCTACAACAaaatctttgcctataaatattgGACCTTTCTTCTCCAAATTATTCATCAACTAAATACATTTCTCATTTAAAATTGCAATCAACAGTTTCTCTCGTAACTGCACAATGAAATCAAACAATACTATTGCGTCCATTATAATTCTCTGCATTAATCTTATTTTTGCTTCAACCCTTGTCTCTTCCACTCCAAATCCTAAGACACCACCAACTCATCCCAAAACACCACCTCCTCCATCAAAACTCCCACCAAGTCAAATGACACCACCACCCCCATCTCATGACACCACCACCTATGGTACCTCCTTCCGTGCAACCTTCTACACCCCCACCAACTATGACGATCGCACCACCTTGTCCTACTACACCACCACCTACAAAAAATTCATCCGCACCCCCTTCAAATCCTATGACAACACCTCCCATAGTCTCTCCTTCCACACCACCGCCAAGTCCTACGGCAACACCCCCTATGATCTCTCCTTCCACACCATCACCAAGATATTTGACACCCCCGCCTAAGATAACTCCTACGACGTCACCTACTTGTCAAATAGGAAGATTGAGTGTTTGTGCCAATGTGTTGAATGTTGTGAACGTAGGGATTGGACAAGATACTAAGCCTTGTTGCAACCTCATCAATGGTCTTATTGATCTCGAAGCCTCTATATGTCTATGCGCTGCACTTAAGGCTAATATCTTGGGAATCATCATTATTGATCTTAACATTCCCTTGCAATTAATCTTGAACCGATGTGGGCGTCAAATGCCTACAAATTTCAAATGCAGCCGTTAAGACCAATAAAATGCATGATCGATATGATGGCTTATGCACGCCATCACCAATGGACTATtcctattatattatattatattaacgaAATAAGTTCTACTAAATAAaaactgttcattatattaatactaaaatatatatttgtattaTTGTGTTTAATTATTATATCGATGGAAGACGCTGTCTTTGTCGATAGTTGTTGGAtgtcaaagatgatgaagaagtagATTTTTCATTGACATATAGTTTATGCATTTCAATGACTTCATTATCTATTAATAATATTATGATATTTCTAAAGTGTTTATTTTGTATGATCTTTATGAGATATTTTTATTACCTTAAAGCCATTCTTGAGTTATATTTTTCTTATTCCTATTAAACACTAGTGTTATTACTCCATGAAAGGAATTAGAATAATGTATATACTCCCAACTGACATAAGTTTAGTTAAAGCGTTTTGACAACTTTTTTAAAGagcttataatatttttaataagttttttaaaattcaataattGAAACATCCTATATTCACATGCATTATTTCTTCCGTTTCATTTGTTAATCTAGACCCTTGAGCAAAACTGTTACATTCGTTTAGctatgcatcattcaataaatTCAACTCCAAAACTAATGGTTTTATATGAAAAactagtcatctacccgtgcgatGCATGGTTAATTTTAtcgaattattattaataatatctatatgtttaaaaatattatttaagcaTTTCATATTgaatatttttgttataaaaatattaataatttaacagttagtattttatgaaaaaataaaaatattttaaatactttttaatatgatttagaaaaaaataaaaaatattttaaatataaaaaaaaattaacataaaaatttatttttgaaaacctcTATTTATTAGATTATGATTAAACTAAGATTAATTTGTCTTTAAAAAATTGAGACGATTCTAAGTCGTGTTATAGTATAATAGACAATAGATAAAATGGAAAGCATTTAATtgaaaaaagtataaaagtagcAAAAACTAAAACTATATAACATTAGATGATAAGAAAATAAGATTtgtaaaaacaataaataatataatttttgcaTGCATTTTGTTAACctctaaattattatataaactaaatattttttatgaaaaaaagagaTAAAATCCATAAATTTAGAAAATGAGATACTTCTATTCATGATCtcatcttttattttaataatgctTTTTGTGATGCTTCACCACTACCTAAAATGtgaataaaaaagataaaaataatataagagaaagaacaatataataGAGATTATATGGCCAATTTCTTCAACAATATTTTTATCCCAATAATATTTTATGCTTAAATAACAGTAGAATAGAGAAGAGTGCAGACCTATTGTAATTTGCTTCAtttgatttaatatatataataaaacaaaatctaGCCTAAACATAAAATTGGCCACATAAATACCAAAcatattttgtgaatatttatcgtaaaagttaataaaaacatttttaagtGTTAAAAAACATGTCTCACATGTTGAAAGAGTCAACCTTGCTGGCATCTTGTGATTCTCTTTTGTAATTGTATCATATACTTTTTTATTACAATCTTTTTGAATCACCGCTAACTTAAAGTTGGTGATAGTTATTACTTGAAAGATGATCTCAAAACAGAAATAATGCTTAACACTCTAATATAAATACTTCAgacaaaaaaaatctttaaattacCTCATTTTCTCGTTTAATTATTCTTTTAAAGTAACTCCATGTTAGAGTTAAAAGATGATGACCTTAATACacctaaaaacaacaaaaatgcaACATACAATCATTAGCAAATACATAAAagcaaattgaaaaaaaaaacttcaaattaCCTCATTTTTACGTTTAATTACT contains:
- the LOC131605442 gene encoding putative lipid-binding protein AIR1B encodes the protein MTPPPMVPPSVQPSTPPPTMTIAPPCPTTPPPTKNSSAPPSNPMTTPPIVSPSTPPPSPTATPPMISPSTPSPRYLTPPPKITPTTSPTCQIGRLSVCANVLNVVNVGIGQDTKPCCNLINGLIDLEASICLCAALKANILGIIIIDLNIPLQLILNRCGRQMPTNFKCSR